ATTGCTGCAGGAGGGAAAATAGGACAGTTTGATGACAGTGAAATGTACGAAATATGACAGTTATATGACAGAGGGCCAGAATGAAGTGGGCCCGCGACGGGGCCCACCAGGTTATTCTACGGTAACCGATTTTGCCAGGTTACGAGGCTGATCGACGTCAGTGCCTTTGATCAGGGCAACGTGATAGGAGAGTAGCTGCAACGGCACGGTGTAGAAGATAGGCGCAATCACCTCTTCGACATGCGGCAACGGAATAATCTTCATGCCGTCACTGTCGCTGAAGCCTGCATCCTGATCGGCAAACACATAGAGCAGACCGCCGCGTGCGCGCACCTCTTCGATGTTGGATTTGAGCTTCTCCAGCAGTTCGTTGTTAGGTGCCACCACGATCACCGGCATGTCAGCATCAATCAGCGCCAGCGGACCATGTTTCAGCTCGCCTGCGGCGTAGGCTTCCGCATGAATGTAGGAGATCTCCTTGAGCTTCAGCGCCCCTTCCATGGCAATCGGGTATTGATCGCCACGGCCCAGGAACAGCGCGTGATGCTTGTCAGAGAAGCCTTCTGCCAGATTCTCAATCAGCTTATCCTGCGCCAGCATCTGCTCAATGCGGTTCGGCAACGCCTGCAGGGCATGAACGATCTCATGCTCCTTCCCGGCAGACATGCCTTTCAGACGGCCCAGTTTCGCCACCAGCATCAGCAGCACCGCTAACTGGGTGGTGAACGCTTTGGTAGAGGCGACGCCGATTTCGGTGCCCGCTTTGGTCATCAGTGCCAGGTCAGATTCCCGCACCAGTGACGAACCGGCCACGTTGCAGACCGCCAGCGAGCCCAGGTAGCCCAGCTCTTTAGAGAGACGCAGCGCAGCCAGAGTATCTGCCGTTTCACCCGATTGAGACAGGGTGATCAGCAGGCTGTTTTTGCGTACGGCTGACTTGCGATAGCGGAACTCGGAGGCGATCTCCACATCACAGGGGATATTTGCCAGCGACTCAAACCAGTAGCGTGACACCATGCCCGAGTTGTAGGAGGTGCCGCAGGCGATAATCTGAATATGTTCTACCTGGCTCAGCAGCGCTTCTGCACCCGCGCCCAGTTCGCTGAGATCAACCTGACCCTGGCTGAACCGGCCGCTCAGGGTGCTTTTCAGCGCCATCGGCTGTTCGTAGATCTCTTTCTGCATGTAGTGACGGTAAATGCCTTTGTCACCGGCATCATATTGCAGGTTCGATTCGATCTCGGCACGCGTCACGGTGTTACCTTCACGGTCAATCACCGTAACATCACGACGGCTGATCTCGGCGATATCACCCTCTTCCAGATAGATGAACCGACGGGTCACCGGCAGCAGGGCCAGCTGATCGGAGGCGATAAAGTTTTCGCCCATCCCCCGGCCAATCACCAGCGGGCTGCCGGAACGGGCCGCCACCAGCAGTGACGGATCGCGGCTGTCCATGATCACCATGCCATAGGCAC
This genomic window from Pantoea sp. Lij88 contains:
- the glmS gene encoding glutamine--fructose-6-phosphate transaminase (isomerizing), which gives rise to MCGIVGAVAQRDIAEILLEGLRRLEYRGYDSAGLAVVDRQGHVTRLRRLGKVQKLAEAAEEQPLIGGTGIAHTRWATHGEPSEANAHPHISEHIIIVHNGIIENHEPLRAELIERGYVFASETDTEVVAHLVHWEQKQGGSLREVVLRVIPQLRGAYGMVIMDSRDPSLLVAARSGSPLVIGRGMGENFIASDQLALLPVTRRFIYLEEGDIAEISRRDVTVIDREGNTVTRAEIESNLQYDAGDKGIYRHYMQKEIYEQPMALKSTLSGRFSQGQVDLSELGAGAEALLSQVEHIQIIACGTSYNSGMVSRYWFESLANIPCDVEIASEFRYRKSAVRKNSLLITLSQSGETADTLAALRLSKELGYLGSLAVCNVAGSSLVRESDLALMTKAGTEIGVASTKAFTTQLAVLLMLVAKLGRLKGMSAGKEHEIVHALQALPNRIEQMLAQDKLIENLAEGFSDKHHALFLGRGDQYPIAMEGALKLKEISYIHAEAYAAGELKHGPLALIDADMPVIVVAPNNELLEKLKSNIEEVRARGGLLYVFADQDAGFSDSDGMKIIPLPHVEEVIAPIFYTVPLQLLSYHVALIKGTDVDQPRNLAKSVTVE